The region TGTCCTTGTGCTTCGTGCTCCCTTTTGCGCAACTTTCTTGGGTACTTCTTTTTTTGGCGGAGTTCTCTTCAATGGGGCCTTCCTCGTCGGGGTCCTGACTGGAGCTTTCTTGGGTGGAACCTTCTTCGCTGATAGTTTGGGTGGGACAGCCTTAGATATATCTGCCTTAGCTGTGCGACCCATTACTCGCCTTGGCGGTATATCAACTTTACCACCTTCGGCGGTGGAAGTCATTGCAACAAGTACAGGCTTTGTTATAGGGCCAGGTCCGGTAACAAGTGTATGTTCTGCAATGAGGAAAGGCACTGGGCCATCAGGgttggtatttttatttataagtatAGGCTCCACAACAGGGGAAGGTGCAGGCTCTGTAACAGGGGACGGTGGTGGGGGTTCTCGGGTGTCATCAGCATCAGGAGCGTCAATGGCCGTTTTTGAAGTGTCCCTTTCCCAAGTTAGGACATACCGGCCTCTAAAACATTGCACTACCCGCTTGAATCTCCTAcctgaagaaaaaggaagagaaggaTCCGTTGGTTCCCGCTGTATGTTACTATCCAACGGCGGTGACCTTGATACGACCCTCCGCCACCTTTCATCGTTCGCGTCGCGCTCATCCAAATGCGCATGCATATCATGAACTTCCTCTAATACACGCTGTAAGAGGTTGCGTACATCATCGTTGTTTTTCTGTGATTGACGGCGAGAGAATTTTGATAATTTGTCAGGGGAAGAATCCTCCCTGGATCACTTCCTTGCCTGTTGTCTGCTTGGTTTTGTTGATGATTGCTTGGGAGGGGCATGCTTTCTTTCTACAGGCCTCGTTTGGCGGGGAGCGTCGTCCGGCCCTTCTCTTTCTCTCGGCCACTTCAGATGACCTCTCGTAACCTTGCTTTCTAGTTTCTCGGCTTCCAAAGCCAATCAGTTCAGTCTCCTCATCGTTGACTGGAACAAGCTCATAGAACTGTGACATTGGACATATATTACACAATTAAGCCTTATTATACACATGAAATATGTAATTTACACATGAATAGGTTTTCTCACTCAGGTAGTCTTTATTATACATAGGAAAATATATTCCCATATATGTACAATGTACTATACATATAACATTAAGGTTATACACATTTAAACAATGTTATACACAGGTAATAACGCAAGTCGCATATTTTTGCTATAATTTCACACAGGTGGTTCACAAACTTACTTCTCTTCCTTTAAATGACTTCAACAGAGGACCGATTGAAGTTACCTTGATGTAATTGGTTTCCCATAACACATTATACGAGGTGTCCTTCCTAGTCGCTATTTTTTCACACTGCTAGTTACCTTGTAGAACCAAATGATGAGGGCGACGGTGCACCCTTTCAAGTAGCCTGCGGTGGTGTAGTTTCCTTTACATCGCATCTGTCCACGCTCGGCAATTGTTGGGAGATTGGTCATCAACCACCTGTAAACCGCATAGGCCCAAGCATAACGCCTAAGTGAGGAAAGATCATTAGTGTACCTAGCTGCAAATATTAGCGCGTTAAGAGAAGTGCTGGGGAAGAAGATGGTAGCCATGAAATAGACGACCAGAAGCATCACAAATGTCTCCTCGTCATCGCCTTTTTTCGCACAAGCTTGTATAGATTGTCTTTAATTGCGTCACGATGACGATTATGCATTTTACTGAGGAATGTCTCCTCAAACTCGCATTGGACCTTCTCGTTCTTGAACGATACGATATCCCATTCGCAACGGAGACCAAGAATGAGTGCTGCGTCTTCTGGCCTGAATGACAGCATGCCCTCTCCTATCTCAAAGCGCTGGGTGTGATCATCATACACCTGCAACAACGCGTTAATCATCCCTCTCTCTTGAATGATGGGTGCGACATCCATGAAATGGACAAAAGGAGTGCCTCGGAGTATCTTCTAGTGCCGCCTGTTCATATCCTTCGTCAATACGGAGATCAGTTCTACAATAGGAGCTAGGTAACACCTTGCATTTACAAATGTTGTCGCCATCGTCTGTTGtggaaataaaacaagtaaaaaaaacatcaatatctTCATCACAAGTGTGCTTATTTTACACACGAAGAAGGTATTGTACACAAGAACACCTTATGTTACACAGGAACTCAAATATTACACAATAAGATGCACAAACTAAATGACAATCTGGAGTATATACGCATCATCATGATAATGTCTTATTTCACACACAAACGAAGCAATGTTACAACATCTAAACACCATGTATAGCACTACCATCCACATACTTGATGGCCCGTTTTCTCACCTTTCGGTTACGATTTCCTTTGAGAAACTTCTTCTGTGGCCGGCCGTCAACAGGAGAACAATAGATTCGGAGAAGATAAAAGTAGATGCTCGCGAGGAAGACGACTGCTGGGAAAGGGTTCTCCACTGGCTTTCGCACGATGTATAGAAGACGAACAGTCGCCAAGATTGGAGAAAATCGGCTGCGAATCTCAACGCCTAACAAATCCAACTGTCCAACTGTGCGTGGTTACCAAGATATTCAAGGGCATAGTCATCATTTCACGCGCCTGGGAACTTTCTCCATACATGAAGAGCATTATGGTAACTTCTATAGCCATTTAACACCCCAATTAACTCCATTTAGGGAATAAGGGCTGAAAAAAATACCCAATAaaagagggactaaaaaggaagtgaaaacCTTGCAGGGATTTAGAGGAAAAGTGTAAATTTGGGAGGGATGTTTCAATACTTtcttgtaaaaaataataagtcaaaaaagaagaattgtaatgtattaaaaaaaattgccaaaGGGACACTAattctgttaatttttttttaaaattttaattttgtaacttTTTTAAAAGAGTACTTctctcattttaaaatttaataaagttTGTTAAAAAGGTTATGCTaagatttttaaacaaaagggattcattttttaagtaaaataattttttggaaatttattttaattgtctgAAAATCACCAATGTACTTGTACCCTTATAAAGTTGAGATTCCTGTCTATACATAGACCACTTAACCACCTATtaccattaaataaaaaattttggaatatcttttatttcttttatatatttaaaatttcacatCAATTTTTGTAGTAGGTATATTTAACTCTTTTACAATATTTCCTTTCCCACTTTTAAGCTAGTCATTTATAAAAtacatctatattttttaaacatatttaataacataattattatatttaaaacgtaataaataaattaaaaaaaataattttcaggGTATTTAGGTGAAAACcgaaggatttttttttctctgataAGTTGTTCAAATGATTTAGTGCACTAATCTAGTGTTAACCTTGTGGATGACAacgttttttatatataaaatattataattttttttttatgaagtgcgataaatatatattaaggaCATTTACAGAGATAGAGTAAGCTCAATAAACATCTatgcttttttatatataaaatattataattttttttttaatttttatgaagtgtgataaatatatattaagggTATAGAGATAGAGTAAGCTCAATAAACatctatgcttttattttttatgattttaaagaTTTGATCTCAGGTTTTATCTAAAACAAGCACCTCATACAAAAGACCAGGTATCAAGAAGTGGttgataaattttaatatgtcatgataaaaatgaaaaaaattaaactttaaaagggtataaatgtaattttagaGTATCACATGAAATATATGTGAGAGATGAGTCTCCATAGTCCAAAAATGGTagacctttaaaaaaaaagcaggaGACAGTACAGTATAGTACATACCATTCAGAGCAAGAGTTGGTGAAgaattataattacaaaaattggtttaaaactaaatattattattatttttattactactagtttttagttttgtcATTTAACACATTGGTTTCCCGGGGGCAGAGGTCTCAACTCTCAAGTTTCCATGGCCTCACTTCCTCTTAATTTCTTCAAGATAATGATTGGGAATTTCAGGAATGCCATGgtatttgttttcttcttctcttttccccTATGTCTGTTTTTCATCTtccttttgtgttttctttccaTGTTGCTTTCCTTTCAGTTTGTGGTTTGGGATGCAAAACATGGCAATATGATGCATCAATCATCATTTGTGTCCAGTTTGGTAGTGTTTCATAGTTAAATTTTTCAACAACTGAAGAATTTTTTTAGTAGTAGTTATTGtctatgtttttataattctaGTTAAGCTTCCTGTTCATGACCACATttgcatttcaatttttttgcttTACTTTCAGAATTTGTGGTTTTTATGCCTGCTTGTTTCAGTTAAAAGTTAAACATGACAATGTGATGTGATAAATcaattatcattattgttaGCAATGTGTTttcatagtttatttttttctttcctaaaGATTTGGAAGGACTTTCTTGTTTCTGATTATCTATGTTTTTCACCATGTTTTCTGATACTAATTAATCTTGTTGTAGTTCATACCACCTATATGTATTCGAACTCTTGAAGGCTTGCTTGAAAAAAACTGTTCCATTGAGGATTCTAATGGACATGTTTGGCAAGTTAAGTTGTCTTTGCTAAATGGATCTATGGCTTTCACACATGGATGGAGGGATTTTGTGTTGGATCATTCAATAGCAGTTGGAGAACTTGTGGTGTTCAAGTATGTTAATTCTGGGTCAAAGTTTCATGCCCAAATTTTCGGTACAAGTGGTGCGGAGAGGGTGAAATTAATTCAGCCTGAAAAATGTCATGAAGAGTTGAATTTGGACAAGACTGTCAGAAGATCATCGGTAAACAATGATTCTAGTATTCAGGatcaagaggaaaaagaaaaaccagaaATGGCTGAACATTGTTCAAACTGCAGCAAAGATGATCGGAAAAGGAAAAGTGTCAAAGTTGAAACACATGATGAGGAGATACATTTGAACAGAATGAAAATTAGAAAACTTGCAGAAAATGATTTGCTCTATCTCAATGAGAGCATTAAGAAAGATCTAGAAGAGAAAAGGGCATGTTCTGTTGCACTTGACAAtggatttttttcaaagaacTTCGATGGCAAAGTTGCTACTGAATGCAAAAGCATACCAAAAAAATCCCAAGTTTGTGATGATAAGTTTGAGCCACCAAATGTTCGGTTCTCTGCAACTGAGTATAAACCACCGATGCCACCAATTGACAAGGACTCTaggaaaaataaagaagtacACAAAACTTATTCCAGAGACTATCGGAAAACAGTAAACAATGGAATTCCTAAATATTCTGAATGCGGCAAGGTACATGTTGAAAAACATGCTCATAAACTGAAATCTTATGCTGTGTGTAGCAGATATCTTGGTGGTGTAAAGACTAAAATTGTGAAACAAGAGCGTTGTCCTGCTCCTGATATCAAACCTGGCAGTCCTCAAGCTCCAATTAATGTGGAGACTTCAAAATCTGATATCAAAAAGGTGTTTCCTGTACAATGCTCGAAAGTATACCAGAAAACTCAGTTGCCCAGCCAAAAAATGATTGATAAAAAAGTGCACACTCCTGAAAGAGGTGCCATGAGACCCATCAAGTCTCATAAGGCAGCTGCTGCATGCACTGAAGCCATTGGCAGAAATCAAAATCCATCAAGAGGCATTCTCAACAAATATCTTCTCACGGAAGATGGCATTTGTCACATTGTCGATGATGATTCTATGACTACACCAGGGAGTTAGGAGAAGCACTCCTGTTGAATTTTGTATGGTTGATAAGAAGGTTACTGCATGTCAAGATGGGGGAGCAATTATGCCTCAACAACTTGCTATGGGAGGATCTTTTCGTCAAGATGGACATAGAAATCATATGGCACTAACAAAGAAGATACAAAATGATCACCATACCAAATCAAAGTTGGATCACTTGGGTTTGTGCATTGTTGAATCTCGTTTTGAAGTTCCAACTTATCGATTAGTTtggtttttgttcttgtttttatctATGCTAACTAGAACATCTTTGTCTCAGGAACTTCATCCAAGAACTTA is a window of Dioscorea cayenensis subsp. rotundata cultivar TDr96_F1 chromosome 5, TDr96_F1_v2_PseudoChromosome.rev07_lg8_w22 25.fasta, whole genome shotgun sequence DNA encoding:
- the LOC120260756 gene encoding uncharacterized protein LOC120260756: MASLPLNFFKIMIGNFRNAMFIPPICIRTLEGLLEKNCSIEDSNGHVWQVKLSLLNGSMAFTHGWRDFVLDHSIAVGELVVFKYVNSGSKFHAQIFGTSGAERVKLIQPEKCHEELNLDKTVRRSSVNNDSSIQDQEEKEKPEMAEHCSNCSKDDRKRKSVKVETHDEEIHLNRMKIRKLAENDLLYLNESIKKDLEEKRACSVALDNGFFSKNFDGKVATECKSIPKKSQVCDDKFEPPNVRFSATEYKPPMPPIDKDSRKNKEVHKTYSRDYRKTVNNGIPKYSECGKVHVEKHAHKLKSYAVCSRYLGGVKTKIVKQERCPAPDIKPGSPQAPINVETSKSDIKKVFPVQCSKVYQKTQLPSQKMIDKKVHTPERGAMRPIKSHKAAAACTEAIGRNQNPSRGILNKYLLTEDGICHIVDDDSMTTPGS